In the Hyphomicrobiales bacterium genome, one interval contains:
- a CDS encoding membrane hypothetical protein (Evidence 5 : Unknown function): MVRDLYEGARAARMLSILITVMSIAPLLGPLLGGQILATAGWRAIFWLLVAVGFGTLVLVATLPETLPERNRNRDLLVRALVRYGELLGRQRLLGYAGVGAFFYAGAFAFIAGSPFAYITYHQVPASLYGALFGLAILGIMALNMLNVRLVTRIGSDRLLRLGAAIAAASGLVVAISSRTDAGGLWGLVVPLFVFISLNGLIVANSITGAMADFPQRAGAVSALVGAIHYGSGMIGSAFVGWFADGTPWPMGLVIAISGVGCFACTLLVRGADKRT; encoded by the coding sequence ATGGTTCGCGACCTCTATGAGGGGGCGCGAGCAGCTCGGATGCTCTCGATTCTGATAACCGTCATGTCCATCGCGCCGCTGCTGGGTCCACTGCTCGGCGGGCAAATCCTCGCGACGGCGGGCTGGCGGGCAATCTTCTGGCTTCTTGTCGCGGTTGGCTTTGGGACGCTGGTTCTCGTCGCAACTCTCCCGGAAACCCTTCCGGAGCGAAATCGAAATCGCGACCTGCTTGTGCGGGCTCTCGTAAGATACGGCGAATTGCTCGGTCGACAGCGATTGCTTGGATATGCGGGGGTGGGTGCCTTCTTTTATGCGGGCGCGTTTGCCTTCATCGCAGGTTCGCCCTTCGCCTACATCACCTACCACCAAGTTCCGGCTTCGCTTTACGGTGCGCTGTTTGGGCTCGCAATCCTGGGCATTATGGCGCTGAACATGCTCAATGTGCGGTTGGTGACGCGGATTGGCTCGGATCGTTTGCTGAGACTAGGCGCGGCGATCGCCGCGGCCAGTGGCTTGGTTGTCGCTATCTCTTCACGAACGGACGCTGGCGGGCTTTGGGGGCTAGTTGTCCCGCTTTTCGTCTTTATCTCGCTCAACGGCCTCATCGTGGCGAACTCGATTACGGGCGCGATGGCGGATTTTCCTCAGCGCGCTGGAGCTGTCTCCGCGCTCGTGGGTGCAATCCACTATGGCAGCGGCATGATTGGCTCGGCCTTCGTCGGCTGGTTCGCGGATGGCACTCCATGGCCTATGGGCTTGGTCATCGCGATTTCCGGCGTCGGCTGTTTTGCCTGCACCTTGCTTGTCCGGGGCGCTGATAAGCGCACGTGA
- a CDS encoding hypothetical protein (Evidence 5 : Unknown function), whose amino-acid sequence MFPHNIGGDPVIVLLGQEVSDGHLAELVANGVSYLVSDDATIDLARMLERLGQLFSIRRLLLEGGAVINGSFFAAGLVDELSLLIAPALDGRAGRESFIVSGAAGLAGKVQLSLKSCEALQSGVVHLQYAVRKA is encoded by the coding sequence ATGTTTCCCCACAATATCGGAGGCGATCCGGTGATCGTCCTGCTGGGACAAGAGGTATCCGACGGCCATTTGGCGGAGCTTGTCGCAAACGGGGTCTCCTACCTCGTTTCCGACGATGCCACTATCGATTTGGCGCGGATGCTAGAGCGTCTCGGCCAACTCTTCTCCATCCGCCGTCTTCTCCTGGAAGGGGGAGCGGTGATCAACGGGTCGTTTTTCGCGGCCGGGCTCGTCGACGAACTCAGCCTTCTCATTGCTCCAGCACTGGACGGTCGCGCCGGGCGCGAAAGTTTCATTGTGTCGGGTGCGGCCGGGCTCGCAGGTAAAGTGCAGTTGTCGCTCAAGTCCTGCGAGGCTCTGCAATCGGGCGTCGTCCATCTCCAGTACGCGGTGAGGAAGGCGTAG
- a CDS encoding putative 2-iminobutanoate/2-iminopropanoate deaminase (Evidence 3 : Putative function from multiple computational evidences; Product type e : enzyme) — MEVSRLMPTPIMHRAVASNGSLSLGGIIADDRALPMFGQTSQILAKLKAILEQSGSSMDRLISTTVFITDMGQKAEMDRAWKELIPQNSLPTRATIGVNDLGKGVLIEVVATASV, encoded by the coding sequence ATGGAAGTCTCTCGGTTAATGCCGACACCAATCATGCATAGGGCCGTCGCTTCGAATGGGTCACTATCGCTCGGGGGCATCATCGCCGACGACAGGGCGCTACCGATGTTTGGGCAAACCTCGCAAATTTTGGCGAAGCTCAAGGCGATCCTGGAGCAATCCGGCAGTTCGATGGATCGGCTAATCTCGACCACCGTGTTCATCACCGACATGGGTCAGAAGGCCGAGATGGATCGCGCTTGGAAGGAGCTTATTCCGCAGAATAGCCTGCCGACCCGCGCTACAATCGGGGTCAATGATCTCGGTAAAGGCGTCCTGATTGAAGTTGTCGCTACAGCGAGTGTCTAG
- a CDS encoding D-amino-acid dehydrogenase, translating to MTSQKNVVVIGAGIVGLSIAWRLMRAGCAVSVIDPEPPGMGASFGNAGAIASSGVVPLGLPGLAHSVPKMLMDRTSALHLPATYWIQALPWFLRFLSASRIDRVDAISKALYDLHWDAVELHQTTVNELGAPELIERRGHLYLYRNEEQLAKDSLSWELRRRRGGRFEKIEHADVRELEPAVDANYTLGIFLPELAHCINPHRYCQKLAEELSWGGGKIIRDKIVRLDTSDGKIVSARGTLSTYHGDEFCIAAGAWSAQLLRRVGLRLPLESQRGYHIMLPKPRITVNRCLVPADRKVFITPMEGGLRVGGTVEFGGTAKPPNAFRADLLKEDLRHVLPGASTEGVDGFWMGHRPCFPDSLPAIGRSRRFSNMSLAFGHGHLGLTGAARTARLIERVVAESASANADLAAYSPDRFGSH from the coding sequence ATGACAAGTCAGAAAAATGTCGTCGTCATCGGCGCAGGCATTGTTGGGCTCAGCATTGCTTGGAGGCTGATGCGCGCGGGATGCGCTGTCTCAGTGATAGATCCCGAGCCGCCTGGTATGGGGGCTAGTTTCGGGAATGCTGGTGCCATCGCATCGAGTGGCGTCGTGCCACTTGGACTACCGGGCCTTGCCCACTCTGTCCCCAAAATGCTGATGGATCGGACAAGCGCGCTGCACTTGCCAGCTACTTACTGGATCCAGGCTCTTCCATGGTTTCTGAGATTTCTCAGCGCGTCGCGGATTGACCGTGTCGATGCCATTTCGAAGGCGTTGTATGACCTTCACTGGGACGCGGTTGAACTCCACCAAACGACAGTCAACGAACTGGGCGCTCCGGAACTGATTGAACGCCGTGGCCACCTGTATCTCTACAGAAATGAAGAGCAGCTCGCCAAGGACAGCTTGTCCTGGGAGCTCCGTCGCCGGAGAGGAGGGCGCTTCGAGAAGATCGAGCATGCCGATGTTCGAGAGTTAGAGCCGGCAGTCGACGCCAATTACACTCTGGGAATATTTCTGCCGGAGCTCGCTCACTGCATAAACCCGCACCGGTATTGCCAGAAGTTGGCAGAGGAGCTGTCTTGGGGCGGCGGAAAAATTATCCGAGATAAGATCGTCCGGCTCGACACCTCGGATGGCAAGATTGTCAGCGCGCGAGGCACGCTGTCGACCTATCACGGGGATGAGTTCTGCATAGCCGCAGGCGCTTGGTCCGCTCAGCTGCTCAGACGCGTCGGCCTCAGGTTGCCGCTGGAAAGTCAGCGAGGCTACCATATAATGCTTCCGAAGCCCCGGATCACCGTGAATAGATGCCTGGTCCCTGCCGACCGGAAGGTCTTCATCACGCCGATGGAGGGTGGGCTGCGAGTTGGCGGCACGGTTGAATTCGGTGGAACAGCCAAGCCTCCCAACGCATTTCGCGCCGACTTGCTCAAGGAAGACCTCCGGCACGTCTTGCCAGGCGCCTCTACTGAGGGCGTCGACGGGTTTTGGATGGGGCACAGACCCTGCTTCCCGGACTCCCTTCCTGCGATTGGCCGGAGCCGCAGATTTTCGAACATGTCTCTCGCGTTCGGCCATGGACATCTGGGGCTGACCGGTGCCGCTCGCACTGCACGACTAATCGAACGGGTGGTTGCCGAGAGCGCTTCTGCGAATGCTGACTTGGCCGCCTATTCGCCAGATCGCTTTGGATCTCACTAA